Genomic window (Robbsia betulipollinis):
TGCGGGCAATGGCATCGGACTGGCACCCGTACCCAATAAATACTCGCGCCGCCATCGGGCAAGCTGGTTCGTGTTGAGGCCGTTGGCTAACGCCACCGCGGCCATCGAGACGTCGGGGCGCAACGTCTGTTCCACCAGTTCCCGCTTGAACGTCGTGCTAAAGCGTCGACGTGCTGTCGACGGCTTGACCTCGATTACATCCGGCTCTTCTCTCATCGCTTCCGATCCCGTTATGAAATCGGCAATCC
Coding sequences:
- a CDS encoding transposase — its product is MREEPDVIEVKPSTARRRFSTTFKRELVEQTLRPDVSMAAVALANGLNTNQLARWRREYLLGTGASPMPLPA